In one Chelmon rostratus isolate fCheRos1 chromosome 7, fCheRos1.pri, whole genome shotgun sequence genomic region, the following are encoded:
- the akap1b gene encoding A kinase (PRKA) anchor protein 1b yields MPLRFRSVVPYTLPGVLALISWWWYISRKKERLIIHDSQEGAPTAMGLRSSLAEGSNGLVEKHTVSPTNDTECPTHIPPKVSNQTAEHENISQVHVQDTEAKLLCSSEGVKVPSLEQSSNEGTPHLVTVTQKEVHKPSLLTLPSPGKEYSLQVSLKDHKDPEKSSSPALVKELEKHLGKDPATVEEAILPHQSTKVTCSSSTTADLSDAERPEPEGEVAEHLSTVNAQDDMVVCAVTPAKVQRVIPSEAVSLETPPSAQDFHQHILTSTPTFPALTTIQDATTTSVTPEDFDVHNCSGEDQDLELLASGLITEVISAATKEILGVTSCQVTDNSQPSCSSSTTQGSGRLCSQQEPSTAAQQLLTSPSQIGCESREAADIEEQVMPNGCSLLSRRAHQTNSAQRGHWPTSSHQAAQSVPLLNVKLKGDEPAVLTEDSACSTCHSEDGITNEDLQNSIFDNQMDVIQVTDLSPREATQPQSLVETATEARVLTETDKNSLDAVCEMKRLNGMGMRNGAHGICEVETDQSGGSDVNSMDSVDSGCTMGAGESQSNHTASSSSELVIWEIEVPKHLVGRLIGKQGRYVSFLKQNSGAKIYISTLPYTQEFQICHIEGTQQQVDKALSLIGKKFKDLDLTNLYAPPAPPLTLPSLPMTSWLLLPSGVTVEVIVVNIVSAGHVFVQQHTHPTYHALRSLDQQMFLCYSQPGTPALPSPAEVGVICAAPAVEGAWWRAQVITFYKETNEVEIRYVDYGGYDRVKTDLLRQIRSDFVTLPFQGAEVLLDNIAPLPGEDRFSPEATSALEEMTRGVALLAQVSNYDNNTGLPLVHLWNMVGDEIISVNRTLAERGLGVWVDGF; encoded by the exons ATGCCACTGAGGTTTCGCTCTGTTGTGCCCTACACACTGCCTGGAGTCCTGGCACTTATCAGTTGGTGGTGGTACATCTCACGGAAGAAAGAGCGGCTCATCATCCATGACAGCCAAGAGGGGGCTCCAACTGCTATGGGCCTTAGGTCATCTCTAGCAGAGGGTAGCAACGGTTTGGTTGAGAAACACACTGTATCCCCCACAAATGACACAGAATGCCCCACCCACATACCACCAAAGGTCAGTAACCAGACAGCAGAACATGAAAATATTTCCCAGGTCCATGTCCAGGACACTGAAGCAAAATTACTTTGTTCCAGTGAAGGTGTGAAGGTGCCTTCACTTGAACAAAGTTCTAATGAAGGTACCCCTCACCTTGTCACAGTAACACAAAAGGAAGTCCATAAACCCTCTCTCTTGACTCTACCATCACCTGGCAAAGAATATAGCCTGCAGGTGTCATTGAAGGACCATAAAGACCCAGAGAAAAGCTCATCACCTGCCTTGGTAAAAGAACTGGAGAAACACCTAGGCAAAGATCCAGCTACAGTCGAAGAGGCCATCTTGCCCCACCAGTCTACCAAAGTTACGTGCTCCTCCTCCACAACAGCAGACCTTTCTGATGCAGAGAGGCCTGAACCAGAGGGGGAAGTTGCCGAGCACCTCAGCACTGTTAATGCACAAGATGACATGGTTGTTTGTGCAGTCACCCCAGCCAAAGTGCAGAGAGTGATCCCATCAGAGGCCGTCTCTTTAGAGACACCTCCTTCAGCGCAGGATTTCCACCAACACATTCTAACCAGCACACCCACCTTCCCTGCCCTGACCACCATCCAAGATGCCACCACCACATCAGTGACCCCAGAGGACTTTGACGTACACAATTGTAGTGGAGAGGACCAAGATCTGGAGCTTCTGGCATCTGGACTCATTACAGAGGTCATTTCAGCAGCCACCAAGGAGATCCTTGGTGTTACCAGCTGCCAGGTCACAGACAACAGCCAGCCCAGCTGCAGTAGCAGCACAACACAGGGTAGTGGCAGATTGTGCTCCCAACAGGAGCcaagcacagcagcacagcagctacTGACAAGCCCCTCTCAGATAGGCTGTGAGTCTAGAGAGGCAGCAGACATAGAAGAGCAAGTGATGCCCAATGGATGCTCCCTGCTTAGTCGCAGGGCTCATCAGACAAACAGTGCACAGAGAGGCCACTGGCCAACATCATCACACCAAGCAGCACAAAGTGTCCCTTTGCtaaatgtgaaactgaaaggTGATGAACCAGCCGTGTTGACTGAGGACTCAGCCTGCAGCACATGCCACTCTGAGGATGGCATCACCAATGAGGACCTCCAGAACAGCATATTTGACAACCAAATGGATGTGATTCAGGTTACAGACTTGTCACCAAGAGAAGCCACACAGCCTCAGTCACTGGTTGAGACTGCCACAGAGGCCAGGGTTTTGactgaaactgacaaaaactCATTGGATGCTGTGTGTGAGATGAAGAGGCTCAATGGAATGGGCATGAGGAATGGAGCTCATGGGATATGTGAGGTGGAGACAGACCAGTCTGGAG gcTCTGATGTGAACAGTATGGACTCAGTGGATAGCGGCTGCACTATGGGTGCTGGGGAAAGCCAGAGCAATCACACTGCCTCCTCGAGCTCTGAGCTTGTCATCTGGGAAATTGAGGTGCCAAAG CATCTTGTAGGGCGGTTAATAGGGAAACAAGGGAGATACGTGAGTTTCCTGAAGCAGAACTCTGGCGCGAAGATCTACATCTCCACCCTGCCTTATACACAGGAGTTTCAGATCTGTCACATAGAGG GTACGCAGCAGCAGGTTGACAAAGCCCTGTCTTTGATTGGGAAGAAGTTTAAAGACCTGGATTTGACCAACCTGTATGCACCTCCGGCACCCCCACTCACATTGCCATCACTTCCCATGACCTCCTGG cttcTTCTCCCCAGTGGAGTGACAGTTGAAGTGATAGTGGTGAACATTGTGTCAGCTGGTCACGTCTTCGTCCAGCAGCACACCCATCCCACCTACCATGCTCTGAGAAGCCTCGACCAGCAGATGTTCCTCTGTTATTCCCAGCCGGGCACCCCTGCTCTCCCTTCACCTGCTGAAG ttggTGTGATCtgtgcagctccagcagtggaAGGAGCCTGGTGGAGAGCTCAGGTCATCACCTTctacaaagaaacaaatgaagtgGAGATTAGATACGTTGATTATGGTGGCTATGACAGAGTTAAGACTGACTTACTACGGCAAATAAG gtcGGATTTTGTAACACTACCTTTTCAAGGTGCTGAAGTACTGCTTGATAACATCGCCCCACTTCCAG GAGAGGATCGTTTTTCACCAGAGGCTACATCAGCATTGGAGGAGATGACCAGAGGAGTGGCATTGCTTGCACAG GTTTCAAACTACGATAACAACACAGGCCTTCCACTCGTACACTTGTGGAACATGGTTGGAGATGAG